A stretch of the Arthrobacter stackebrandtii genome encodes the following:
- the prmC gene encoding peptide chain release factor N(5)-glutamine methyltransferase, translated as MSLDSPVSLADAVKGATAVLADAGVPSPAVDAQLLAAHLLGVGRGELAAMLFGSAAAPAGYDALVARRAAREPLQHITGVAYFRHLELSVGKGVFVPRPETESVVQLALDVLTRMSQEREGGLSAVDLGTGSGAIAASLATEAAGVRVHAVELSDDAFPWAQRNLAGTGATLVHGDMRDALHELDGTVDVVVSNPPYIPADAIPRDLEVRLHDPHMALYGGGADGMEMPTAAAATAARLLRPGGYFVMEHAEVQAAQMAALLEGSGAWENVRSHVDLTGRDRATSGWRR; from the coding sequence GTGTCCTTGGACTCGCCTGTTTCCCTGGCTGACGCAGTGAAGGGCGCGACGGCGGTTCTTGCGGACGCCGGGGTGCCCTCGCCGGCGGTGGATGCGCAGCTTTTGGCGGCGCACCTGTTGGGCGTTGGCCGTGGCGAGCTGGCGGCCATGCTGTTCGGCTCGGCCGCGGCGCCGGCGGGCTACGATGCACTCGTCGCCCGCCGCGCCGCCCGCGAACCGCTGCAGCACATCACCGGAGTGGCGTATTTCCGGCACCTGGAGTTGTCTGTCGGCAAGGGCGTCTTTGTCCCCCGGCCGGAGACGGAATCCGTGGTCCAGCTGGCACTTGATGTATTAACACGCATGAGCCAGGAACGCGAAGGCGGGTTGTCCGCCGTCGATCTTGGGACAGGGTCCGGCGCCATTGCCGCCTCCCTGGCCACGGAGGCCGCCGGGGTGCGGGTCCATGCGGTGGAGCTTAGCGACGACGCCTTCCCGTGGGCGCAGCGCAACCTTGCCGGCACAGGCGCCACCCTGGTCCACGGCGACATGCGTGATGCGCTCCATGAGCTCGACGGAACAGTGGATGTGGTGGTGTCCAACCCGCCTTACATCCCGGCCGACGCCATTCCGCGGGACCTGGAAGTTCGGCTGCACGATCCGCACATGGCCCTGTACGGCGGGGGAGCGGACGGCATGGAGATGCCAACTGCCGCGGCTGCCACGGCGGCCCGGCTGCTGCGTCCCGGAGGATACTTCGTCATGGAGCATGCCGAGGTGCAGGCGGCGCAGATGGCCGCTCTGCTGGAAGGCAGCGGGGCATGGGAGAATGTTCGCAGCCACGTGGACCTGACGGGTCGGGACCGTGCAACGAGCGGCTGGCGCCGCTAG
- a CDS encoding L-threonylcarbamoyladenylate synthase: MSTTSYNCTNDEQRAAALEHAQKAIAAKQLVVMPTDTVYGVAADAFSPQAVATLLAAKGRGRNMPPPVLIPRIGTMEGLAVDIPDDARKLAEKYWPGPLTLIFHAQPTLDWDLGDTVGTVALRVPDDQLALDLLTLTGPLAVSSANRTGQAAAQTASEARVQLAESVEVYLEGGFRPLEGTDPTPSTIVDATGLRLRVVREGAISLEDIKRMIPSALGPDVEPEIWEPANLAKAEPAAEGQEADAADDGAAATAAEGDAPAEPSADTGDTAADDETAAEAPADAEDADGDEADSGAAATEEEPEPVTLSKENPANAAS; the protein is encoded by the coding sequence GTGAGTACCACTTCCTATAACTGCACCAATGATGAGCAGCGCGCTGCGGCATTGGAACACGCCCAAAAAGCCATTGCGGCCAAGCAATTGGTTGTCATGCCCACGGACACCGTCTACGGCGTTGCCGCTGATGCGTTCTCGCCGCAGGCCGTGGCCACGCTGCTGGCTGCCAAGGGCCGCGGGCGGAACATGCCGCCGCCCGTGCTGATCCCGCGCATCGGCACCATGGAGGGGCTCGCCGTCGACATTCCCGACGATGCACGCAAGCTCGCCGAGAAGTACTGGCCCGGACCGCTGACCTTGATTTTCCATGCACAGCCCACGCTGGACTGGGACCTGGGCGACACCGTGGGCACGGTTGCCCTGCGAGTCCCCGACGACCAGCTTGCCCTGGACCTGCTGACTTTGACCGGCCCGCTGGCCGTGTCCAGCGCGAACCGCACGGGGCAGGCCGCAGCCCAGACCGCCTCCGAGGCGCGCGTGCAGCTCGCGGAATCCGTGGAGGTGTACCTCGAGGGCGGTTTCCGGCCGCTGGAGGGGACCGACCCCACCCCGTCCACGATCGTCGATGCCACGGGCCTGCGCCTGCGGGTGGTGCGCGAGGGTGCCATCTCCCTCGAGGACATCAAGCGCATGATCCCCAGCGCCCTGGGCCCGGACGTCGAACCTGAAATTTGGGAGCCCGCCAACCTGGCCAAGGCGGAGCCGGCAGCTGAAGGGCAGGAGGCTGATGCGGCCGACGACGGTGCTGCCGCGACTGCCGCCGAGGGTGACGCCCCTGCGGAACCATCCGCAGACACTGGCGACACCGCCGCGGACGATGAAACGGCTGCAGAAGCCCCCGCCGATGCAGAGGATGCAGACGGTGACGAAGCCGATTCTGGCGCTGCAGCGACAGAAGAAGAGCCCGAGCCCGTGACCCTGTCCAAGGAGAACCCGGCGAACGCTGCTTCATAG